From a single Anas acuta chromosome 16, bAnaAcu1.1, whole genome shotgun sequence genomic region:
- the MYT1 gene encoding myelin transcription factor 1 — MKLCGTFLENEFRGELLNQRWTCGEKISSCEGAASLHGTRIKMSLENDDKRARTRSKSIRVPTELIGQEVSCPTPGCNGSGHIRGKYARHRSLQSCPLAKKRKLQDAEAEHLVSKRKSHPLKLALDEGYNVDSDGSEEAEAKESGSDESEGTLEEDEAEAVEQEETRSPEPAEERSPAKSTHYGQKPATSTSGPSKANYSSYQEIIANSLLNLGQIAEETLAIEGQLPEAELQVSKPPQNVVHLVHEDAGEEMVEECDKEIIIQTEDAEEVIEVTSERSSSELCPEHRDDASCEEACKLPKAMQAEGEEEEEDEEEEDEDEEEEEEEEEEEEEEEEEEEEEEEEEIAPEVICEEAPHTSQDAQKSHCEGQFSPKPEYSVIVEVRSDDDKDDDARSQKSAVTDESEMYDMMTRGNLGLLEQAIALKAEQVKIVREPSRLPGEHVKHFQVDEKQSKPLDSIRKSYYGKDPSRPEKREIKCPTPGCDGTGHVTGLYPHHRSLSGCPHKDRIPPEILAMHENVLKCPTPGCTGQGHVNSNRNTHRSLSGCPIAAAEKLAKSHEKQQTQSGDPSKTSSNSDRILRPMCFVKQLEIPQYGSYRPNMVPATPRANLAKELEKYSKVTFDYASFDAQVFGKRMLAPKIQTSETSPKAFKSKPFPKASSPSHSPSSSYVKSTSSSSTGFDYSHDAEAAHMAATAILNLSTRCWEMPENLSTKQQEAPGKSMDIEVDENGTLDLSMNKHRKRESTFPSSSSCSSSPSMKSPDVSQRQNSTSATSSTMTSPQSSQTSRQDEWDGPIDYTKPNRQREEEPEESEPAAHSFASSEADEQEVSEENFEERKYPGEVTLTNFKLKFLSKDIKKELLTCPTPGCDGSGHITGNYASHRSLSGCPLADKSLRNLMAAHSADLKCPTPGCDGSGHITGNYASHRSLSGCPRAKKSGIKITPTKDDKEDPELMKCPVPGCVGLGHISGKYASHRSASGCPLAARRQKEGSLNGSSFSWKSLKNEGPTCPTPGCDGSGHANGSFLTHRSLSGCPRATFAGKKGKLSGDEILNTKFKTSDVLENDEEIKQLNKEISELNESNSEMEAAMVKLQSQISSMEKNLKNIEEENKIIEEQNEALFLELSGLSQALIQSLANIRLPHMEPISEQNFDAYVNTLTDMYTNQECYQNPENKDLLESIKQAVKGIQV, encoded by the exons AAAATGAGTTTCGGGGCGAGCTGCTGAACCAGAGGTGGACCTGCGGAGAGAAGATCAGCAGCTGCGAGGGAGCCGCCAGCCTGCACGGCACACGCATCAAG ATGAGTTTAGAAAATGACGATAAGAGAGCACGCACGCGATCGAAGTCTATCAGAG TGCCCACGGAGCTCATCGGCCAGGAGGTGAG CTGTCCTACCCCAGGCTGTAACGGCTCAGGACACATCCGTGGGAAGTATGCGAGGCACAGAAG CCTACAAAGCTGCCCTCTAGCAAAGAAGAGGAAACTTCAGGATGCGGAGGCCGAACACCTGGTGTCGAAGCGAAAATCCCACCCGCTCAAGCTGGCCTTGGACGAAGGCTACAACGTCGACAGCGACGGCAGCGAGGAGGCCGAGGCGAAGGAGTCCGGCTCCGACGAGTCGGAGGGGACGCTGGAGGAGGACGAGGCGGAGGCggtggagcaggaggagacCCGCAGCCCTGAGCCGGCAGAAG AGAGAAGCCCAGCAAAATCAACCCATTACGGACAAAAACCAGCAACAAGCACATCTGGGCCCAGCAAGGCCAACTATAGCAGCTATCAAGAAATAATCGCCAACTCTCTCCTAAACCTAGGCCAAATAGCGGAGGAAACCCTCGCCATCGAAGGGCAGCTGCCcgaagcagagctgcaggtctCCAAACCGCCCCAAAACGTTGTGCACCTGGTCCACGAGGACGCGGGAGAGGAGATGGTGGAGGAGTGCGACAAGGAGATCATCATCCAGACGGAGGACGCGGAGGAAGTCATCGAGGTCACCAGCGAACGCAGCAGCAGCGAGTTGTGTCCGGAGCACCGGGACGATGCCAGCTGTGAGGAGGCCTGCaagctgcccaaagccatgcaggctgaaggagaggaggaggaggaggatgaggaggaggaggatgaagatgaggaggaggaggaggaagaagaagaggaagaggaggaggaggaggaggaagaggaggaggaggaagaggaagagataGCTCCCGAAGTGATCTGTGAAGAAGCTCCTCACACTTCTCAGGATGCCCAGAAAAGCCACTGTGAAGGGCAGTTCAGCCCGAAACCCGAGTACTCGGTCATCGTGGAGGTCCGCTCGGACGATGACAAGGACGATGACGCCCGCTCCCAGAAGTCAGCCGTGACCGACGAGTCGGAGATGTACGACATGATGACGAGGGGGaacctggggctgctggagcaagCCATCGCGCTGAAGGCCGAGCAGGTGAAAATCGTGAGGGAACCCAGCCGGCTGCCGGGAGAGCACGTAAAGCACTTCCAGGTGGATGAGAAGCAGAGCAAACCACTGGACAGCATCCGAAAGAGCTACTATGGAAAAG ATCCCTCAAGACCCGAGAAGCGAGAAATCAAATGTCCGACGCCTGGCTGCGATGGGACTGGCCACGTCACGGGACTCTACCCTCACCATCGCAGCCTCTCTGGTTGTCCGCACAAAGACAGGATCCCCCCTGAGA TCTTGGCGATGCACGAGAACGTGTTGAAATGCCCCACGCCAGGCTGCACAGGACAGGGTCACGTCAACAGCAACCGCAACACGCACAGGAG TTTATCTGGGTGCcccattgctgctgctgaaaaattAGCCAAATCACATGAAAAGCAACAAACCCAGTCTGGTGACCCTTCGAAAACCAGCTCCAATTCTGACCGGATACTCAG GCCTATGTGCTTTGTGAAGCAACTGGAGATCCCTCAGTATGGAAGCTACCGGCCCAACATGGTCCCAGCCACCCCCCGGGCCAACCTGGCCAAGGAGCTGGAGAAGTACTCCAAGGTCACCTTCGATTATGCAAGTTTTGATGCTCAGGTTTTTGGCAAACGCATGCTTGCCCCAAAGATTCAGACTAGCGAAACCTCACCTAAAGCCTTTAAAT ccAAACCTTTTCCAAAGGCCTCCTCCCCCAGCCACAGCCCCTCCAGCAGTTACGTGAAGAGCACTTCATCTTCCTCCACAGGCTTCGACTACTCCCACGACGCCGAGGCCGCGCACATGGCCGCCACCGCCatcctcaacctctccacccGCTGCTGGGAAATGCCCGAGAACCTCAGCACCAAGCAGCAGGAGGCCCCCGGCAAG TCCATGGACATTGAGGTGGATGAAAATGGGACTCTGGACTTGAGTATGAACAAGCACCGCAAGCGGGAGAgcaccttccccagcagcagcagctgcagcagcagtccCAGCATGAAGTCCCCAGATGTGTCCCAGCGCCAAAACAGCACCAGTGCCACGAGCAGCACCATGACCTCCCCCCAGTCCAGCCAGACCTCCCGCCAGGATGAATGGGATGGGCCCATCGACTACACCAAACCAAACCGCCAGCGGGAAGAGGAGCCAGAAGAG TCAGAGCCAGCAGCCCACTCGTTTGCCTCCTCGGAAGCTGATGAGCAAGAGGTGTCGGAGGAAAACTTTGAAGAACGAAAATACCCAGGGGAAGTTACTTTAACCAACTTCAAGCTTAAATTCCTCTCCAAGGACATCAAGAAAGAGCTGCTCAC TTGCCCTACCCCAGGCTGTGACGGCAGCGGACACATCACGGGAAACTATGCCTCTCACCGCAG cctttctggtTGTCCTCTTGCTGACAAGAGCCTCAGAAACCTCATGGCTGCCCACTCTGCTGACCTCAA GTGCCCTACTCCTGGCTGTGACGGCTCTGGTCACATAACAGGAAATTATGCATCGCATAGAAG TCTGTCAGGCTGCCCTCGTGCCAAGAAAAGCGGGATCAAGATAACCCCGACAAAGGATGATAAAGAAGACCCGGAGCTGATGAA GTGTCCGGTTCCTGGCTGCGTTGGGCTTGGACACATCAGTGGCAAATACGCCTCGCACCGGAGCGCCTCGGGGTGCCCCCTCGCAGCCCGCAGGCAGAAGGAAGGATCCCTCAATGGCTCCTCGTTTTCCTGGAAATCGTTGAAAAACGAAGGCCCGACCTGCCCTACCCCGGGCTGTGACGGCTCCGGCCACGCCAACGGGAGCTTCCTCACTCACAGGAG TTTGTCAGGGTGCCCACGAGCTACTTTTgctgggaagaaaggaaaactctCAGGGGATGAAATTCTCAACACAAAGTTCAAGACCAGCGATG TTCTGGAGAACGATGAAGAGATCAAGCAGCTGAACAAGGAGATCAGTGAGCTGAACGAGTCCAACTCGGAGATGGAAGCTGCCATGGTGAAGCTGCAGTCGCAG ATctccagcatggagaagaacCTGAAGAACAttgaggaggaaaacaaaatcatagAGGAGCAAAACGAAGCCCTGTTCCTGGAGCTCTCAGGGTTGAGCCAGGCTCTAATCCAAAGTCTTGCCAATATCCGCCTTCCGCACATG gagcccaTTAGCGAGCAGAACTTCGATGCGTACGTGAACACGCTGACCGACATGTACACCAACCAGGAGTGCTACCAGAACCCGGAGAACAaggacctgctggagagcatcAAGCAAGCCGTCAAGGGCATCCAGGTTTAG